GTAATGGGAGTATCTTCATGTCGAATAAGATGCAGTCTGAGAAATCATCCTACCCAAGGCTTTGATCATgtatatttcttctttattatataaaaattgcatcaaatttgattggcactggctacggttacatggaaatgtaacaataatacaaatattattgttacattggagactaattgccggaatgcaaagttgggtaaggaaccgattaattacgaatgtaacaataattattgaggctacggttacattgcgttattgttaaatgaaaaacagcaatgtacgctagatttattaaacttaaatcttctatatagttttgttgcttaattcattcatgtctactaaataatacttgttataataataaataataaatattattattcaacaaatggtgtttaaatagttttaggtattaatggatttgatgttcttaaagatactacttcaaattagtagtgccaaaggcgaaaaatatagttcaatggtttgttGTTGAAAACTCTGGCTGAGAAAACTGTTCACttttaagtatttaactgcacacctactcgtattactgtcattatactttgaacaaaagattaagagattcctattaccaattttgtttgggtgaaaaatttaaaacttgcatgggatgcgtttgaaacgaaactgaaacaatatcaagacacaaatttcatacagctatacaaacgcacttaccaaaaattgatacatcaaaagcaaagtttgctaactgtgaactaacactgtgaacttctgtatacatgtataaaattgagaatggaaatggggaatgtgtcaaagcgacaacaacccgaacatagagcagacaacagccgaaggtcaccaatgggtcttcaatgtagcgagaaactcccgcacacgtcggaggcgtccttcagctggcccctaaacaaatatgtatattagttcagtgataatagacgtcatactaaactccgaattatacacaagaaactaacattaaaaaatcatacaagactaacaaaggccatgcaaaggctcctgacttgagaaaggtgcaaaattgcggcggggttaaacatgtttatgagatctcaaccctcccctatacctctagccaatgtagaaaaaaaacaaatgcacaaCACTAcacatagtaaaactcagtttaagagatgtccgagtccgaTTTCAGAATCCATGGAGGACgtactataaaaaaatcaaaaaattgtatgttatacttgtatgtattgtaaatataagataatgtcttcaacttttattatttagtacatattactagtcccatcgaaaattgctgtttttcatgtaacaataacgcaatgtaaccgtagcctcaataattattgttacattcgtaattaattggttccttatccaaccatgcattccggcatttagtccccaatgtaacaataatatttttattattgttacatttccatgtaaccgtagccagtgccaattTGATTTGGTATCTAGTCATTTTTGCTAGTCACTTAATGTTGCCTACATGTATATTATCTTACTTAAGCAAAATTttctgaaatgattttaaaattcaattagAAAAATGGGTCATCTGTATTTTTAACGGCAATGCAGTTTTCCAGAAAGTCTGCCCAGGTGCAGTAAAATACccaaaaaaagtaataaacagcTGCGATACCCCCCCCCCGGTcttgtgtgtgaagttttatgggaacatCATCGTGAAGTTTAATGTGAACATCATCGTGTATTTTATCTCCAAAACTAATGAAGGTTGTAGTCCAAATCATGCAAATAATCATGCTGTCCGCTGTgggcatttttcaattttgattttttaattatccctggaaggcgtcaaagcaaaaatttgaaATAGCCTTCCTAGACATCATAATTATTCAACTACTGTTCGAAGGTTGATACCTGTTCAACtaagaagttaaaatatttatccCAAAGCATATGTTATTATAAAAGTCAATTCAATCATACATGTATCAACTGGCCAGATTataattcaattttcaattatctCAAACAAAGAAGCAAAATTGATGATCAGCTGGTCTCGTTTAATTTTGGAATCTTGCCAACTTGATCACAAATCAGAAAAGTTGTCAACAAGTGTCAGTGGGAAGTAACAGACAGTGGCTTAAGTGTTGAAATGGACCACTTACCTATGTATAGCATAATACATTGTTGGCCTGCATTGCAAAATGGCTTTTGTTATCTATTTATGATAAAGCAgccggcgttgtcagtttattttcaagttTCAACATGCCAGCGCGTCACTCACCTGTTGATGATTCAGGAAATCCAACAATTCAATTCAGTTTAAATTATTCCTATTCCCTTTTTCTGCAAGGAAATTTTTAAAGACTCTTTCTTTTAACCAGATTCATCACAGGTAGCATGAAATGGATGTGTATTCGTTTTGACAGGTAGCACCCGCCATTTTTCAACAAATGTGTTGTCTATCAATCCAAAACTGAGATGCTAGGCCGTTCTTGATTGGACAATTGTTTAAATGAACGCCAATGAACATTCTTTTGTCAAAATTATTTACTCATTGTCACATGATTCCAATATGGTGAACAAAGTGAAAGTAGAAGTTAAATGAAAACAAGATATTGGTATGTTTACATTGgcaatatgttttgtttattagaGCTTAATATGCATTTCAATTAAAAAGGGCTTTCCCACTATAATGTAAGATGTGTTCCTAGGTGGCTATTGACTATCAGGACATATTTTGTACTCATTTGGTATGAACTTTCTTTCATTTTGAATGTTCATTCAGTGATTTGGTTAattaatttttagtttttatttcgatacaaaatttcataattatttgttaCTGTAATATGaagcaggcattacctgtgaaaggggacgaagtctgtatgatattttttttttttttttttttgaaacattttttacttcaaaatggttaaaaatgacaCGGAAATGCTGTAACATTTcggattttggttctgttgttaggggtTTTAGTTGTCATGTTATGTATGtcatgacgtcatattcaatataaacaaagaaacgctatcatcaggtaatgatttttcatatcaaagaattattaaaaatgatattggtattgtgtttcttcttatgttttactagactgataaatatatatattttgctcaAAGTCTCCTGACAaagagaccggaaaaaggaaggagatttctgcgcaaatgcaggaatttaaaaaaagtctgaaaacaaaaaagttaacgattttgaattcattagtagaatgaaataTTAACAGATTTGACTAGTTTAGGGAAATTTCAATTGAATACTTCTTAATGGAAGAAGAAAATTACTTGTTTTCTGTGAACAATTATGTCAGATGGAGACTTGAGGAAACCTTGCTAATTTTAGAATGTATGAATAGTCTGTTACAGAAATCACTATATATTAAGTTCAATGTTTGTcacagattgttttttttttttttttttttttttttcatatttaaaattgatGAAGAGAAGATAAAATTGTAACCATGTCATGCATGTGATCTGAAAAAGTATTGCTCACGGACACAACAACTTCGCTGtcttctttcatttattttttttcaatttagatttgGGTTCTCAAGAGTCAAGACCAAAGAAAGTGAAATAAGTTGCAGTTTACATGATTGTTATTGTCAATAAAGTAGTATTTGAAAAAGCATAAATGTATCCTtaagtttaaaacatttaaattgacttattttaaaagtaaatacttATGCTCTTTTGTAGATCTACTTCAGAACTGAAAGATTTGTTAAACTATTATGAATGCTATAATAGCACTTTGTCACTTCTGTGAGGGACATGGTCCACAAGTTATGTTTTGTACACAGCCTACACATCCAAAGGAGCAGACAGAATTATCACATGAGGAGGCTGCAGCGTTATTATCCAATCGAGTGAGATCACCATCTGGGGATTCACCCGTATCGTCTAAGTCTGAACATACATGTGAGgtaaataatttttcacaaaaGTTGAAAAGTTGTAAATTAATAAACAGATACTTTTGAAgttgttgttttatatatatgaaaaacagGGAAATTCTGTTGCAAGTTTGAAGATGTATTAATTTGTAGAAAAACATCTCTTAAAACAACAGGTTcatgaaaacttttaaaaagtgaTAATAAGTATAAGTCTCTTGttgtgagttgtctcattggcaataatatcacatctttacatcttttgttttatatttgaaatcaaaaacaGTTAAATAATCAAATACCAAGTAAAAGACATGTGCACAtctttgtttgaattaaattatCCCTTTACAATCAGAATAATAAGGAGATGTACATGgtgtgattgttaatgagacagcTTCCAAACATAATCAAAAGGATAAGGATGttttaacaactatatatatatataccggtaggtcaccatatggccatcaacaatgaacaaaacttgTACCATAGAGTAATAATTTTTGCATAAAACATTTTTGAGAGTTTTTGTCATCTCTTCTAAAACATTAGATTCCTTTTGAATGTACTATTATTCATTCTTTTGAAATTCTCTTATGTTTCTAGGGTTGTTACTCAGTAAAAACTGGATTTGTTAGCCACGATAATGATGCTCCAATCAGTTATATTAGCAGTAAATACCCTAACCCAACACAGCCTGAAATTTACAGCCTTGTGAGAAATGCATGCTTGAGGAGTCTTAGTGGTGAGGTGAGAGTTGTTTTTTCTAATTAATACAAATATTATCCATTTAAGGAAACTCTACCATAACTAAAATTAAGGAGGCATTTGCTCAgcagtttttaaataaattgtgatttaGGTAACCAGATCCAGAGAGTGATTTATTTTCTCatattaaatttcatgaattctagaggaaaatctgtttgaaaggtttttatttttgttttttgttgtccCTAATACTGATCTTTCCCTAACATGTAATAAATGAGAAAggatattttcacaattttatctTTAACCTGAAGTTAGTGGAAAAAAGAGTATGGGTCATATATAGCTTCAATTATTGAGTTCAATATTTCAAGATTAAAAGAATTAAGATCATCATAAGACTTGTGagaaaaattgaaataacttttgTTTGTTGGGTTATGTTTTCCATCTTTAACTAGCTAAAACAACAAATTAAGGCCTGTTAAATATAGAGGGCAGATgtcaacaaacaaaatattccAAGTCACACATGTAAAATgttatacatataacaaacaTTATGTTAAAAGATCTTATTTGTAGACGCATGCTCTCCAGATGTATGTTTCCTATCCAAAGAATCAATGGAAATTTACCTGTTTTtaaggtgatacatgtaccaaacaccttgacttatattaatttggctcgttaacatttcaaaaaatttgaaccacccaatttatcagaaaaatttcatTGGTTACAGGctcaagaccacaattaatgactccgcttttcgttgtccaagAATAAAGTTcctttaattagagtgtattttttcttaatttttttctttcccttcttcactcatttcttagttttttatgggtggaaatgaaagacgAGAGGTGAAATacatttttggatgttgtattttaacttatttttatatggaaagagtgattaggccaggtgcaaaaaggtgttATTTACAGTTTTCAGAACATCTCACTAcatgtccataggggtatggatgtgtattggctaaatttgtaagataCTGGACTAGTACTGTACTTAAGACACacaaaatatttgacaaaaagatttggtgcattttttttaatgaaacaaaacattattaagaactaatagaggaatttaattgtggtctgtggcctaattACATAGCAATTTGACTTACAAACACTAATGTTTATCattgaaaagttttatatttccttaatataacaataaaatgtgattaaaacggtcagctgatttttacagagttatttccctgtagTATTATGTACCACCTAAAGattattacagagttatctccctatagtgttaggtaccacctaaagattattacagagttatctccctgtagtattaTGTACCACCTAAAGattattacagagttatctccctgtagtattatgtaccaccttaatgaTCCTTAATAGCTTTTCGTGGAGAATTAAAATAAGTGACATTTGTGACTCTATGTATAGAGTGCAAGTCAATAAATTGTTGTGTTATTTCctttacatacatgtaactacaGAAGCATATGAGAAATGCATGATTAACTTCCagacaatagacaactttcgagttcgaggCATTTACATCAAAAACTCTGGTATAAGTGAACGTCATTGGTGCTTTTAGAGGCGTCATCACATCCATTCCAATGTTGAtcaagtggttggaaaactataattctatattgtacagattattcagcaaattgaattctcaaaattgaaaaTCAGCTCTGCTGTCATTAGGTAATTGTCATTAAGTACAGTCTACAGAACAACccttatttctagtttatcctgcacaatgacaatcactaagacgcttgatgaacgttaaaaGTGCaaggatacaggcgaccccctctatctggtaaatgacgtcataaaggagtgtataattgacaagttttttccggtgacggatgaactcgaaagtggtctattgtatGTACAATTATCCTTAGTGTATAAGGAACAACTGAAACAGACCGAAATTTAAATGTGATAAAATATGCTACATGTACATAATGAACAAATGTGCCAATATTTAAAAAGACTAATACTATTTAATTATTCTTGATCTAATCATCAATAAATATCtaagatattatattttttatcatatcaatgaaaaaataaagttttgcaaACTCTAAATGGTTTCATTCTTCAAGAATGAAAAATTgtaatgtattatatttttcattCCATTTTAAtatgattgatatttttttcctttcCATTTAAGGTATGTCCTGGTAACGAAGGAGCTATTTTCTTTGGTAATGATCAACAAGGACATGTTCTCAGTTATACTTTTCAGTTGAAGGACAATCTTGCTCGTGGTTTCCAACGGAAATATAGTATTATTGTTATGATGATGGATAAAATTTATTTACTTAATTCCTGGCCATTTCTTGTTCCacatttaaaacttttgataGAACATTTGCAAGGAAAAGCAGGAAAAGTTTATGAATCGGAACAATCGAAATGTCCACAACGTGCGGTTCGATTAAAGTCCAGTATGGCAGGAAATTTTCTCCAGCAAAGGGGAGGTAATAACCCTGCTAGGTCAATAACGGAACTGActaaagataaaaatattttcaaaattttacatgtGGCATTTGTTTGGATATTAAAAGCATGTAGTAACAGAATCACAGAGACATTGCTTGAAGGACCACCAACAGAAGATTCTATCATCGACATGGAGAAACAAGAAGGTATTCTGTTAATTGGGCATTCAGAATTTAATGCATTAtggataatattttcaaaagcaaaCTTGTGATTGATCCTTTAATTTAGATTCTGAAATGGAGAATTGTAGTGAAGACATATGTATCCCATATACACAAGTGCTATAGAATAATTGTTCCTTAAAATAGGGCTTTGAAACTTAAagttatgaaattgaaaaaatgcaTGTACACACACTTGCACATGTGGTCCTTCTTAATTAAGAAGtaataaaaaagaagacaaaTGAACTGATAAATGCAGAAATTTTTGCATAAGTGGGCcctactgactgcctaagagggggcccgctcccgtcatgcttcagtgattccatatatcACCAACCAAAATCCCCCCCCACCCCCATCCCTCCTAAATCTGCTTCTTGTTGAGTTTCAAGTTTTCCTCATCTGTTgacattttaactgttttatcTCTTATATTCTTCTTGtgtttaaaaattaacaataaaagtgttgtttttttttatcttttagagACAGAAGAGGGTTTCataaaattatttaccaaacCAGCTAATGAAGTTAGTGATGGGGACACAACTCCATCAGCAGAGGAAAAGGAGATTGCTGATATCGACACTCCACCATCTGAGCTGGATAGTATACATAACTTAAGACTATTGCTAAAGGTTTGTATATCTTAAAGTTAAAACTAAGCTTTAAACACAGTTTGTAGACCTTACTCAATATTATGGTACTTTTAATCTGTTAAATAGGTGAAATGTTTAATAATGAATCTTAATCTTAATTAAGAAAGTCTTTGGGTAAGGGTTTGTGATTAATTTTGGTATGGAAATAAATTTGAGATATACTTTAACATTGGAAATCATTTTAAATGGAAAAGCAACAATTTCATCTCATATAAATTTCAAatccaaacaatatatatatatgaagggCTAGTAGATGTAAATTTTTATGATGCATATGAATAACAATCTATCAAAGGAAAagaatacctttttttttaattcttgtaCTAAGAGcaactgaaaaaagtaaaatcaacttAACACCATTTCAATTTTTGGTGGAAAGTTActgttttatgttttctatacataacaaatcatttgaaaaaagttaacttttttcGCTCAAAATCACCATTGAATTTTCCTCTTTTAGTTGCTCTAACCTGACCTTATACCAGAATGTTCTACCACAGACTATGTTACCTGTCTAAAAATGATATACTCTAGATGCAAAAGTCTTTAATATGAAAGAAgtctattttttatataattctaattccagaattaatatatttttacaggTATTAGGTGAAGGTAACTTTCATCTTCTAACCCACCATGTTGTCATCGGCAACCAAGTTATCATACGTGGTTCATACAAAGAAACCATCAAGTTGATTCTTCATGCTTTAATGGTAAgtgtatacataaaaaaaacaggtTTAAAACTACAAATCAACATAACATTAAAGCATGTGCAAAGATCAACTTTAAAATGTTTGTgacctttttaaattaaatttgattctatcaatataaaaaaagaagatgtggcgtgattgccaatgagacaactcttcacaagagaccaaatgacacagaaatttttaACTATAGtttactgtacagccttcaacaatgagcaatgcccatactgcatagtcagctataaatataaaaagttctgaaatgacaaatgtaaaacaattcaaatgaaaaaacagccttatttatgtaaacaaaaaaaatacagtaGCTATTTTGCGCTGCATCACTGTTGAACTTTTTATTATAATCAGCTTGTCTGAGTTTcattaattagagtgtatttttttttcttaattttttttctttcccttcttcactcatttcttagttttttatgggtggaaatgaaagacaagaggtgaaatacatttttggatgttgtattttaactgattttgatatggaaagagtgattaggccaggtgcaaaaaggtgatattttcAGTTTTCAGAACATCACACTAcatgtccataggggtatggatgtgtattggctaaatttgtaagataCTGGACTAGTACTGTACTTAAGACACacaaaatatttgacaaaaagatttggtgcattttttttaatgaaacaaaacattattaagaactaatagaggaatttaattgtggtctgtggcctaattaaagttttatatttccttaatataacaataaaatgtgattaaaacaatcagctgatttttacaaagttatctccctgtagtattaTGTACCACCTAAAGattattacagagttatctccctgtagtattaTGTACCACCTAAAGATTattacagagttatttccctgtagtattatgtaccaccttaatgaTCCTTAAttgctttttaaattaaatttaattctatcaatataaaaaaagaagatgtggcgtgattgccaatgagacaactcttcacaagagaccaaatgacacagaaatttttaACTATAGtttactgtacagccttcaacaatgagcaatgcccatactgcatagtcagctataaatataaaaagttctgaaatgacaaatgtaaaacaattcaaatgaaaaaacagccttatttatgtaaacaaaaaaaaatacagtagCAATTTTGCGCTGCATCACTGTTGAACTTTTTATTATAATCAGCTTGTCTGAGTTTCATTAATTGCATTCTTTTCGGTGTTTCATTCTGTTATCTTATCTTTTCAACTGGATAATAGAAGATTCAACTGTTGCATAAAACACAACCTGGAGGTGTTCCACCAGTAGGTTAGGAGAGACAGGAATATCATAGCcaataaaagatcataaaaacCACACAATAGTTTCTAGTAACTAACTATCTATGAAAAAATATTCAGGTACTTTCTCAAATTGTCCTATCTTAAATGCTATTCAGCATCTGTATATATGTCTTTCACCAGCATTGTCTCTAAATAAATTTCCCAATTTTTGTATGAAGTTATAGATTTATCATAAGAAGATCTTTTCAATACTAGATGATAGACTAAATagaaaatttcaaacaagaaaaaatatttatgttttttaattaatttttttcagatGCTAGTACCAAAAGGTTGTTGCCGGCCAATCCTTCACAGTAATGATTACCAAGAGTCATTTCGATGTAACTTCCTAGGCTTGACAGCTGATAGTTCTCTACCTAGTCACATCTTATCCTCAGAAATGTTTGTGCTATTGGTAGAAATGCACTTGAAAGATGAAAATGACAAACCTTTAAATgacaatgattttgataaatttgaatacaGCATGGCTA
This genomic window from Mytilus galloprovincialis chromosome 9, xbMytGall1.hap1.1, whole genome shotgun sequence contains:
- the LOC143044950 gene encoding folliculin-like; its protein translation is MNAIIALCHFCEGHGPQVMFCTQPTHPKEQTELSHEEAAALLSNRVRSPSGDSPVSSKSEHTCEGCYSVKTGFVSHDNDAPISYISSKYPNPTQPEIYSLVRNACLRSLSGEVCPGNEGAIFFGNDQQGHVLSYTFQLKDNLARGFQRKYSIIVMMMDKIYLLNSWPFLVPHLKLLIEHLQGKAGKVYESEQSKCPQRAVRLKSSMAGNFLQQRGGNNPARSITELTKDKNIFKILHVAFVWILKACSNRITETLLEGPPTEDSIIDMEKQEETEEGFIKLFTKPANEVSDGDTTPSAEEKEIADIDTPPSELDSIHNLRLLLKVLGEGNFHLLTHHVVIGNQVIIRGSYKETIKLILHALMMLVPKGCCRPILHSNDYQESFRCNFLGLTADSSLPSHILSSEMFVLLVEMHLKDENDKPLNDNDFDKFEYSMASPTRLLDKAPTVLQKIEHALKNERFSNGVMEQCLICLKEEWMNKVKVLYKFTKAGGSISEVDTQNLLHVVEAKAEDKPLLQFWTSGLSVSYRNHILTTSKAQH